The following coding sequences lie in one Ostrea edulis chromosome 8, xbOstEdul1.1, whole genome shotgun sequence genomic window:
- the LOC130049809 gene encoding uncharacterized protein LOC130049809 isoform X2, which produces MTNAESSLCQFQIRVCISSITGYLQNTVCVKMKLCLSVLFLIYFRSADTYTVKVLSNASKISEGKDMLLSCIVEGLTEELFLDRSKAYSEWIFRGDNRVVILSQFPQKNSFIPKYATNLTRDALSGSLHFTIVINEVTDRNKGVYTCVVSKDTTVIRKQLEISGEDEADKMSTSLVFVDDKVSREAADRKCELYGFHTPNNRTNITELSLIMHPNETSWTFRDDDRHDVTLNRHWLSIRGCFHMNVTFEAQHYTDCDVIYDAEYSLMNAFLAIHNNSCYVLWKWIEDLMKYQLSESLCGWRCPDIIETGCGGEDAVSLYKVVEVDFIDLSKVRQSYEEDCNALYLTDVELPKQRIPCHINPTCSAVCVQDERRVFANYTLVVWMDAYHLCAEMNASLPDERQNISYTIDEFPCLGVFKSSKLSFKERRLQYVVQTNNGSILLKSTNTSVGKLPYICELSTEQAGGSDKTLVASDGSKPLQQFKAI; this is translated from the exons ATGACTAATGCTGAATCTAGTCTCTGTCAATTTCAAATCAGAGTATGTATATCATCCATTACAGGATATTTACAGAACACAGTGTGCGTGAAAATGAAGCTGTGTCTGTCTGTATTGTTCTTGATTTACTTCCGGTCAGCAGACACTTACACAG TCAAAGTCCTGTCGAACGCCTCCAAGATCTCGGAAGGAAAAGACATGCTGCTGAGTTGTATCGTGGAGGGCCTAACAGAGGAACTATTCCTAGACAGATCAAAGGCGTATTCAGAGTGGATATTCCGGGGAGATAACAGAGTGGTGATACTAAGTCAGTTCCCACAGAAGAACTCCTTCATACCTAAATACGCGACGAATCTTACAAGAGACGCACTTTCTGGTTCTCTTCACTTCACAATAGTAATCAATG AAGTCACCGACAGAAACAAAGGAGTTTACACCTGCGTGGTTTCCAAGGATACAACGGTGATTAGGAAGCAGCTGGAAATTTCAG GTGAAGACGAGGCAGATAAGATGTCGACTTCCCTGGTGTTTGTTGACGACAAAGTATCGAGGGAGGCGGCGGACAGGAAGTGCGAGTTGTACGGGTTTCACACACCAAACAACAGGACAAACATTACAGAACTCAGCTTAATCATGCATCCTAATGAAACGTCATGGACATTTCGTGATGACGacagacatgacgtcacactgaATCGTCACTGGCTTTCCATCAGAG GTTGTTTTCATATGAATGTGACATTTGAAGCGCAGCACTATACGGATTGTGACGTCATCTATGACGCCGAATATTCCTTAATGAATGCCTTTCTTGcaatacat AACAACTCTTGCTACGTTTTATGGAAATGGATTGAAGACTTGATGAAATATCAACTTTCGGAATCGTTATGTGGATGGAGATGTCCGGATATTATTGAGACCGGATGTGGTGGTGAAGATGCAGTGTCGCTGTACAAAGTGGTAGAAG TTGATTTCATAGACTTGTCAAAAGTTCGGCAATCATACGAAGAAGACTGCAATGCTTTGTATTTGACCGATGTTGAACTCCCAAAACAAAGAATTCCTTGTCATATAAACCCCACATGCAGTGCAGTGTGCGTACAAG ATGAAAGGAGAGTTTTCGCCAACTACACTCTTGTAGTATGGATGGATGCGTACCATTTATGCGCTGAAATGAACGCCAGTCTTCCTGACGAGAGACAGAACATTTCTTACACCATTGATGAGTTCCCTTGTCTGGGAGTATTCAAAAGCAGCAAACTATCTTTCAAGG AAAGAAGACTGCAGTATGTCGTCCAAACAAATAATGGTAGCATCCTCCTTAAGTCTACAAATACCAGTGTGGGAAAACTTCCTTACATATGCGAGCTGTCAACAGAACAAGCTG GTGGTTCCGACAAGACCCTGGTGGCTTCAGACGGATCCAAACCACTAC
- the LOC130049809 gene encoding uncharacterized protein LOC130049809 isoform X1: MTNAESSLCQFQIRVCISSITGYLQNTVCVKMKLCLSVLFLIYFRSADTYTVKVLSNASKISEGKDMLLSCIVEGLTEELFLDRSKAYSEWIFRGDNRVVILSQFPQKNSFIPKYATNLTRDALSGSLHFTIVINEVTDRNKGVYTCVVSKDTTVIRKQLEISGEDEADKMSTSLVFVDDKVSREAADRKCELYGFHTPNNRTNITELSLIMHPNETSWTFRDDDRHDVTLNRHWLSIRGCFHMNVTFEAQHYTDCDVIYDAEYSLMNAFLAIHNNSCYVLWKWIEDLMKYQLSESLCGWRCPDIIETGCGGEDAVSLYKVVEVDFIDLSKVRQSYEEDCNALYLTDVELPKQRIPCHINPTCSAVCVQDERRVFANYTLVVWMDAYHLCAEMNASLPDERQNISYTIDEFPCLGVFKSSKLSFKERRLQYVVQTNNGSILLKSTNTSVGKLPYICELSTEQAGGSDKTLVASDGSKPLPLKLRMNKTNRQM; encoded by the exons ATGACTAATGCTGAATCTAGTCTCTGTCAATTTCAAATCAGAGTATGTATATCATCCATTACAGGATATTTACAGAACACAGTGTGCGTGAAAATGAAGCTGTGTCTGTCTGTATTGTTCTTGATTTACTTCCGGTCAGCAGACACTTACACAG TCAAAGTCCTGTCGAACGCCTCCAAGATCTCGGAAGGAAAAGACATGCTGCTGAGTTGTATCGTGGAGGGCCTAACAGAGGAACTATTCCTAGACAGATCAAAGGCGTATTCAGAGTGGATATTCCGGGGAGATAACAGAGTGGTGATACTAAGTCAGTTCCCACAGAAGAACTCCTTCATACCTAAATACGCGACGAATCTTACAAGAGACGCACTTTCTGGTTCTCTTCACTTCACAATAGTAATCAATG AAGTCACCGACAGAAACAAAGGAGTTTACACCTGCGTGGTTTCCAAGGATACAACGGTGATTAGGAAGCAGCTGGAAATTTCAG GTGAAGACGAGGCAGATAAGATGTCGACTTCCCTGGTGTTTGTTGACGACAAAGTATCGAGGGAGGCGGCGGACAGGAAGTGCGAGTTGTACGGGTTTCACACACCAAACAACAGGACAAACATTACAGAACTCAGCTTAATCATGCATCCTAATGAAACGTCATGGACATTTCGTGATGACGacagacatgacgtcacactgaATCGTCACTGGCTTTCCATCAGAG GTTGTTTTCATATGAATGTGACATTTGAAGCGCAGCACTATACGGATTGTGACGTCATCTATGACGCCGAATATTCCTTAATGAATGCCTTTCTTGcaatacat AACAACTCTTGCTACGTTTTATGGAAATGGATTGAAGACTTGATGAAATATCAACTTTCGGAATCGTTATGTGGATGGAGATGTCCGGATATTATTGAGACCGGATGTGGTGGTGAAGATGCAGTGTCGCTGTACAAAGTGGTAGAAG TTGATTTCATAGACTTGTCAAAAGTTCGGCAATCATACGAAGAAGACTGCAATGCTTTGTATTTGACCGATGTTGAACTCCCAAAACAAAGAATTCCTTGTCATATAAACCCCACATGCAGTGCAGTGTGCGTACAAG ATGAAAGGAGAGTTTTCGCCAACTACACTCTTGTAGTATGGATGGATGCGTACCATTTATGCGCTGAAATGAACGCCAGTCTTCCTGACGAGAGACAGAACATTTCTTACACCATTGATGAGTTCCCTTGTCTGGGAGTATTCAAAAGCAGCAAACTATCTTTCAAGG AAAGAAGACTGCAGTATGTCGTCCAAACAAATAATGGTAGCATCCTCCTTAAGTCTACAAATACCAGTGTGGGAAAACTTCCTTACATATGCGAGCTGTCAACAGAACAAGCTG GTGGTTCCGACAAGACCCTGGTGGCTTCAGACGGATCCAAACCACTAC